DNA sequence from the bacterium genome:
GACATTGGGATTTCATTTGTCATTGGGATTTGGACATTGGGATTTTTATTCTTTGGCTTCATTATTTTCCTTAACATTATCTAAACATATACATTCCTTATTTCCCTATAGGGTGAATAGTTACCATCCTCTTTAATGACAAGAAAGGATGTAATTGTTGTTGCCTCTGTCCTGCATTTATAACCTTGGCTCACCATCTGATTGGCATGAATCCATAATTAGGCTCTCAGTTGGCGATGAAATAGATAGAGATGGTTTTCTTTTAGAGATGACAAGGCTTCAATATAGAAGGAATCCTACATCGTCAGAAAGGGGGGAATTCAGGGTAAAAGGTGAGACAATTGATATATTGCCCTCTACAGGAGAGGAGATAATAAGACTTTCTCTTTTTGGCGATTGTATAGAGAGGATTTTAATTATTGACCCCTTAACAAAGGAGAAAAGGGAAACAGATGTTATTGTTATCTACCCTGCAAAGCATTTTCTTACCAACCAAGAGAGATTAAGAAGCGCATTAAGGTCTATAGAGGAGGAGCTTATTGAAAGGATAAAGTATTTTAGGGATAATGGAAAGCTCATTGAGGCACAGAGAATAGAAGAAAGGACAAGGTTTGATATGGAGATGCTTACAACAACCGGCTATTGCCATGGGATTGAAAATTATTCAAGGCACCTTTCACAAAGAAGACCAGGGGAGAGGCCATATACCCTTATTGATTATTTTCCAGATGATTTCCTTACAATCATTGATGAATCACATGTAACAATACCCCAAATCAGGGGGATGTATGAGGGAGACAAGGCAAGAAAAAAAGCCCTTGTTGACTATGGATTTAGGCTTCCATCTGCATATGACAATAGGCCATTAAGATTTGATGAATTTTTCTTATTAACAAATCAAAAGATATATGTTTCTGCAACACCAGATTTCTATGAGCTAAATAAAAGTCAAAATGTGGTTGAACAGATTGTTAGACCAACAGGGATTGTCGACCCAGAGGTTTTTGTAAGGGGTGAAGAAAATCAAATAGAAAATTTAATAACGGAGATTAAAAAGAGAGTAGATATGAACCAGAGGGTTTTAATTACAACCCTAACAAAGAGGATGGCTGAGGATTTGGCAGATTATCTTTTAAGAAATGGCTTAAGGGTTCGCTACCTTCATTCTGATATAGAGTCATTAAAGAGGGTTGAGGTTTTGCAGGATTTAAGGCTTGGAAACTTTGATTGCCTTGTTGGGATAAATCTATTAAGGGAGGGATTAGACCTTCCAGAGGTATCTCTGGTTGCTGTGTTAGATGCAGACAAGGAGGGATTCTTAAGGTCAGCAACATCCCTAATTCAGGTATTTGGAAGGTGTGCAAGGAATGTTGATGGATGTGTAATTATGTATGCAGATAGAATAACAGGTTCTATGAAAAGGGCAATAGATGAGACAGAAAGGAGGAGAAAAAGGCAGATAGAATACAACAGAATAAACAATATTACACCAAAAACAATAGAAAAGAATATATCAGATTACCTTGAGACAAAGAGAAAGGCAGGGGTTCCAAAAATAGAGATTGGGATAGAATCAAGCGACCCCTGGACAATGATTGAATTCCTTGAAGAACAAATGAAAAGAGCCGCAGAAACCCTTGAATACGAAAAGGCAGCTTTGTTTAGGGATAAGCTCTTTGAGGTAAAGAGGGGAATAAGAAAAAGCAAAAACCTTTGATATAACTGTAACAAGAGTATAAAATAAAGGAATAAAGGGATATTAAAGTACTTACATAGGAAGTTAGGGCTTAAGTTCTTTGATTGTTTCAACCAAAAGGCTTACAAGTTTGGCATAGTCCATACCAATGGTATCCTTGCCATTCTCTATCGTAATCAACAATTTAAGCTGTGATATATTGAACAGAGCTAACCTCTACAATAACCTTCTTTAATGTCTCATCTCCAACAATACTTGCATTTAGCACCTCCAGCCCTACAATCTTACCATCAGGCCCGTAATTTGGTATGTGTTTAGCTCCTCATAAAAAGTATCAATCTTTATAAATCCGAAATTGAAAATCCGAAATCTTAAAACAATATCAAAATCCAAATGTTCAAAATCCAAAAACATCGGCCATTGTTTTGGTCATTTGGATTTTGTGCTTTGAATTTGTTTAGAATTTCGTGCTTATGTATTTAGAATTTTCCATATCTTCTTTCCTAACTTTAGGATACATTAAGCATTAGCTAAACACGTACGAAAATACTGAAAAATAACATCTTGATATTTTAGAAATTCTTTATGAAAAATCTAAATCCAAAGATTACTTTAGAAAACTCATTGCTTTTTGGTATATTTAGTAATTAAGTGTTGCATTTTGATATAGTAACATCAAACAAAAATTTACATTGACATTATATATCAAATAGGTATAATACATATGTATGGAATTTGAATTTGATCCCAATAAAAGCGAAAGTAACAAGAAAAAACATGGTATAGATTTTGTTGAAGCTCAAACACTGTGGGACGTCCTGATTATATCAGTGCGACAATCTTGTAAAGAGGAGGTTCAAATATATGAAAGCTGAGGAACTGGACAAAAGGTTTGATGAAGGAGAAGATATTCCTAAGCACCTTGATCTTTCAAGGATAAGACGACCCAACCAGAAGCAGAAAAGGGTCAATAGTGGATGATTCATTACCTGGATAAAGAAGCCATGCGTCTTGGTATCCCTCGTCAATCTATCATTAAAGTTTGGGTTGCGGAAAGACTAAAAAAAGACTCATACTTAATCTAATAATAAAGAGGGTAAATCCTTGTAAAAAAGATTTGACTTTATCATAAAGGATGATATATAATAAAAGATGATAAAAATGCCTGATAATAAAAATAATTTGTTTATTTATGAAGCAATTGAATTAAGGGAGGAGTTTGATAAACATACCAAAATATTAGAAAGTCTAATTGGAGAAAAAAGCAGAAAGCGGGAATTTTTATCAAGAGAAGAAGATGAACTTCAACCCACAAAGGATTTTGATATTAAATCAATTCAAGAAAAATTACAGAAATTGCAAACAAAACGAGTAAAATTAAATCAAGAGATACAATTGGTTAATTTAAATACCAAATTAAATTATGAGGGAGGAGAAATAACACTATCAGAAGCCTTAGAGATTAGAAAAAATTTGATAAAAGATATTGATGTATTAAGTGATAAATTAAACGAATCAGCATATGTAAGAATTATACACAAAGAGGGAAGGGATATAATAAAAGAACCCAAACAAAAATTTAGCGATATTTACCAAATCTTTGAAGATTTATTGAAAAAATTAAGGAAATTAAATCAAGAGATTCATAGAAAAAATCATACAGAAACTGTTAATTTTAAAGATGAATAAAGGAGATAGGGGAGCAAGTGCGAAACTACTGCGAAGTAGGATAGCCCGAAACCCAATAGCGTAAATTGGGAGTGGAGATGTCAATTATCCACTTTAAATCAAGTTTGACAGGATGGTTGAAATCCCCAATTTTACAACTTACAATTTTTTAACTACAACTTACAAATTTACATAATACCACTTACAAGATGGCTCCGCATCTCCTTTTAATGATTTAATTACTAAACTTTGGCTTTCTTTGCAAATTTCCCTTGAGTTTACAGCCGATGTAAAGACCAAGCACCAATACTTTTGATACCTTTTTGATGGCTCAGTTGTATCGCCTGAATTTATCATCAATAATTAAAGTAAAAACAAGCCCTTTTGGTAACCAATTTTTAACCAAAAAATATCTTGACCTTAATGGTCAAAATGACTATAATAATTTATATGGAAAAGGTAAATGTAGCTTATGCAAAGGAGCATTTTTCAGATATATTGGGTCGTGTAGCTTATGGAAAGGAAGAAATATATATTTTTCGAAGGAATAGAGCAATGGCTAAATTGGTGCCAGTTGATAAGGAAAAAAAGATTCATCTTGCCGATGTTAAAGGTTGGTTGTTCAATGACGACCCATTTTTTGAGGATATAGAGAAAATTATAAAAGCAAGAAGTAAACATATTCCTCGAATTATGTAAAAAAAGCTGATGTACTTACTGGATACCAATATCTTAAGTGAGCTTATAAAGAAGAAGCCAAATCCTAAATTGCTACAAAGATTAAAAGAAAAACCTGCTGAATCTCTTTATACAACCATAATTTCTGTAATGGAGTTAAGGGCAGGCTCAATGAGAAGAAAAGACAAAGATACTTTTTGGAGGCGGATTGAAGAAGAAATCCTTTCACGGGTTAAAATCCTTCCCATTGGTTTAGAGGAGGCAATAAATGGAGGGAATCTCCTTGCTTATCTTTTTGATGAAGGCAAACCAATAGGGATTGAGGATATATTGATTGCAAGTTGCGCCATTTCTCATAATATGACTGTCATAACAGCCAATACTAAAGATTTTATTCGTCTTCCAGGTGTAAAATTAGAGAATTGGCTTGTTTAATTCAAGTAACTATTCAGAGGTATGAAGATTTGCCACTTAAGACACAGAAATTATAAAATATATGTACATGTTTAGCTACCCTATAGTCAGGCACAAAGGGGCAAAGGGACAAAGGCACAGAGTTATTTATCATCTATCTTTTTACACAGGCTAGTAAGCATTCTTTACTTTGTGCCTTAAGTGCCTATTTTCCATTTTATTCTCACCTAGCTACCTTTTTTAAACCCCTTCTATTTTATCCAAAGTCAATCTGTGTTAATCAGTGGCTGAATAGTTACTTAAAAATTAGCAATGCAAAACTCAAAATGCAAAATGAACTTACAGTAATTTTGAATTGATAATTGCTAATTTTGCATTGGACATTGAAATTAGCCCTTCGTGGTTTAATCTCTTTTAGTCTAACGCCAAAGCTTACCTGCCCGAGCGAAGGGAGGGTCAGGTGCAGCGAATTGTTAGAAACTTAAATGTAAATCTCACCTTTCATATACATTGCAGCTTTACCCTTAATAACGACCCTTTCGCTTAAATTTTCGCAGAACAACTCACCACCTCTTGGAGAAAGTTGTAACGCATGCAATTTATCCTTCTTCAACTGTTCGGACCAATAAGGAATTAGCGTGCAATGTGCTGAGCCAGTAACCGGGTCTTCTGGAATGCCTGCGTTTGGAGCAAAGAATCTTGAAACAAAGTCAACCTTATTTCCTCTGGCAGATACTATCACTCCCATATATTCT
Encoded proteins:
- a CDS encoding PIN domain-containing protein, whose product is MYLLDTNILSELIKKKPNPKLLQRLKEKPAESLYTTIISVMELRAGSMRRKDKDTFWRRIEEEILSRVKILPIGLEEAINGGNLLAYLFDEGKPIGIEDILIASCAISHNMTVITANTKDFIRLPGVKLENWLV
- the uvrB gene encoding excinuclease ABC subunit UvrB, whose protein sequence is MLLPLSCIYNLGSPSDWHESIIRLSVGDEIDRDGFLLEMTRLQYRRNPTSSERGEFRVKGETIDILPSTGEEIIRLSLFGDCIERILIIDPLTKEKRETDVIVIYPAKHFLTNQERLRSALRSIEEELIERIKYFRDNGKLIEAQRIEERTRFDMEMLTTTGYCHGIENYSRHLSQRRPGERPYTLIDYFPDDFLTIIDESHVTIPQIRGMYEGDKARKKALVDYGFRLPSAYDNRPLRFDEFFLLTNQKIYVSATPDFYELNKSQNVVEQIVRPTGIVDPEVFVRGEENQIENLITEIKKRVDMNQRVLITTLTKRMAEDLADYLLRNGLRVRYLHSDIESLKRVEVLQDLRLGNFDCLVGINLLREGLDLPEVSLVAVLDADKEGFLRSATSLIQVFGRCARNVDGCVIMYADRITGSMKRAIDETERRRKRQIEYNRINNITPKTIEKNISDYLETKRKAGVPKIEIGIESSDPWTMIEFLEEQMKRAAETLEYEKAALFRDKLFEVKRGIRKSKNL
- a CDS encoding type II toxin-antitoxin system Phd/YefM family antitoxin, with the translated sequence MTIIIYMEKVNVAYAKEHFSDILGRVAYGKEEIYIFRRNRAMAKLVPVDKEKKIHLADVKGWLFNDDPFFEDIEKIIKARSKHIPRIM